The following proteins are encoded in a genomic region of Paenibacillus sp. FSL H3-0469:
- a CDS encoding phosphoribosylanthranilate isomerase, with the protein MTEPLVKICGLQGVEVLKSMNSLPLDYVGLVFAPSRRRVTAGVAAELIAELGNWKSEPAPRPVGVFVNPELSELAELLRTVPLDVVQLHGQESPQFCAEVKAAFPQVKVWKALSVAGRSSDAGDEVQALLDSYAGTIDALLLDTYDPQDSGGTGRTFDWEQIPLYQQAAAKHALPLFIAGGLHPDNVNELLDGYAPYGVDVSSGVESNGSKDIAKMTAFVERVKQS; encoded by the coding sequence GTGACTGAACCTCTCGTAAAAATCTGTGGACTTCAGGGCGTTGAAGTGCTAAAATCTATGAATAGTTTGCCGCTCGATTATGTGGGCCTGGTGTTTGCACCCAGCCGCCGGAGAGTTACCGCGGGTGTGGCTGCGGAGTTGATTGCGGAGCTGGGAAACTGGAAGTCTGAGCCTGCGCCCCGCCCGGTAGGCGTATTCGTTAACCCCGAACTTTCTGAGCTGGCAGAGCTGCTGAGAACGGTACCGCTGGATGTTGTGCAGCTTCATGGACAAGAGAGTCCGCAGTTCTGTGCGGAGGTCAAGGCTGCTTTTCCCCAGGTTAAGGTCTGGAAGGCCCTTTCGGTTGCCGGACGCAGTTCTGATGCGGGGGATGAGGTTCAGGCTCTGCTGGACAGCTATGCAGGCACTATTGATGCGCTGCTGCTGGATACCTATGATCCGCAGGACAGCGGCGGAACGGGCCGTACCTTTGATTGGGAGCAGATCCCCTTATACCAGCAAGCGGCGGCGAAGCATGCGCTGCCTTTATTTATAGCCGGAGGCTTGCATCCGGACAATGTGAACGAGCTGCTGGATGGCTACGCCCCTTATGGCGTGGATGTCTCCAGCGGAGTAGAGAGTAACGGCAGTAAGGACATTGCTAAAATGACAGCTTTCGTAGAAAGGGTGAAGCAATCATGA
- the trpE gene encoding anthranilate synthase component I, with translation MTNPSIEEVVSLSREYNLIPVVTRLLADMETPIRLFQRFAEQDRAFLLESVEGGIQWARYSFIGSDPFLMISGKKGQIQVEVGGEKKQLSGKPVEELKALLRSYRSPKLDGMPPFTGGAIGFFGYDLLQYYEKLSAHAVDDLNMDDIRFMFCDRIIVFDHVKQQILLVGNLHIKDGDTDSDIRANYEELSNRLVNLAEELQKEGPKENVNRRSIPQDIELGEIHSNLTKEQYISNVEQAKEYIRAGDIFQVVLSQRMHIETEVSPLHVYRMLRILNPSPYMYYLKMDEEIIVGTSPEALVKVDGGRVETRPIAGTRPRGASAAEDHQLAAELLEDEKERAEHLMLVDLGRNDLGRVSKFGSVKCNTFMEIEKYSHVMHLVSNVTGTLAEDKDFFDAFLSCLPAGTVSGAPKLRAMEIIAELEREARGAYAGAIGYLGFSGNMDSCITIRTIIFRKGRAYVQAGAGIVWDSVPEKEYEETVNKAKGMLKAIRMAEAMFPAEVKEKQVINQDYMYEYTP, from the coding sequence GTGACGAATCCGAGCATTGAAGAAGTGGTGTCGCTGTCGCGCGAATATAATCTGATCCCTGTTGTAACAAGATTGCTGGCTGATATGGAAACGCCGATCCGGCTGTTCCAGCGGTTTGCCGAGCAGGACCGCGCATTTTTGCTGGAGAGTGTAGAGGGCGGCATTCAGTGGGCGCGTTATTCTTTTATCGGCAGTGATCCGTTCCTGATGATCTCCGGCAAAAAGGGGCAGATCCAGGTGGAGGTCGGCGGCGAGAAAAAACAGCTGTCCGGCAAACCTGTCGAGGAGCTGAAAGCGCTGCTCCGTTCCTACCGCAGTCCCAAGCTGGACGGCATGCCGCCGTTCACAGGCGGAGCCATCGGATTCTTCGGCTACGATCTTCTGCAGTATTACGAGAAGCTGTCCGCACATGCGGTAGATGACCTGAATATGGATGATATCCGCTTTATGTTCTGTGACCGCATTATCGTCTTCGATCATGTGAAGCAGCAGATCCTGCTGGTGGGTAATCTTCATATTAAGGATGGCGATACGGATTCGGATATCCGGGCCAATTACGAGGAACTGAGCAACCGCTTAGTGAATCTGGCAGAGGAGCTGCAAAAGGAAGGCCCGAAGGAGAACGTCAACCGCCGCAGCATTCCGCAGGATATCGAGCTGGGAGAGATTCACTCGAATCTCACGAAGGAGCAGTATATAAGCAACGTAGAGCAGGCCAAAGAATACATCCGTGCCGGAGATATCTTCCAGGTGGTGCTGTCACAGCGGATGCATATCGAGACCGAGGTCTCTCCGCTGCATGTGTACCGGATGCTGCGCATTCTGAATCCTTCTCCTTACATGTATTATCTGAAAATGGATGAGGAGATCATCGTCGGCACCTCGCCGGAAGCGCTGGTCAAGGTGGATGGCGGACGGGTGGAGACCCGGCCGATTGCCGGAACCCGGCCGCGCGGAGCGAGCGCGGCTGAGGATCATCAGCTCGCCGCAGAGCTGCTTGAGGACGAGAAGGAACGTGCGGAGCATCTGATGCTGGTCGACCTGGGCCGCAATGATCTGGGCCGGGTCTCGAAATTCGGCAGCGTGAAATGCAATACGTTCATGGAGATCGAGAAATACTCGCATGTTATGCATCTAGTCTCGAATGTGACCGGAACGCTGGCTGAGGATAAGGATTTCTTCGATGCGTTCCTCTCCTGCCTTCCGGCAGGTACGGTATCGGGAGCGCCGAAGCTGCGGGCAATGGAGATTATTGCCGAGCTGGAGCGGGAAGCCCGCGGGGCTTATGCCGGAGCGATCGGCTATCTCGGCTTCTCCGGGAACATGGATTCCTGCATCACCATCCGCACGATTATTTTCCGCAAGGGCCGTGCTTACGTGCAGGCCGGAGCAGGAATCGTCTGGGATTCGGTGCCGGAGAAGGAATATGAGGAGACGGTGAACAAGGCCAAAGGAATGCTGAAGGCCATCCGTATGGCGGAAGCAATGTTCCCCGCCGAGGTGAAGGAAAAACAGGTCATTAACCAGGATTATATGTACGAATATACCCCGTGA
- the aroH gene encoding chorismate mutase — MVNRGIRGATTVTQNEETEILRETVILLREIVERNDVIAEDICSVWITMTTDLDATFPARAIREIEGWEMVPLMCSVEIPVKGSLPNCIRLMVQVNTDKSQRDIRHVYLNEAQRLRPDLSQSK, encoded by the coding sequence ATGGTGAACCGGGGCATACGCGGTGCAACAACCGTAACCCAGAATGAAGAGACGGAAATTTTACGTGAAACGGTGATCCTGCTGAGGGAGATTGTGGAGCGCAATGATGTGATCGCAGAGGATATCTGCAGTGTGTGGATTACGATGACCACCGATCTGGATGCAACCTTCCCGGCACGGGCGATCCGTGAGATTGAAGGCTGGGAGATGGTTCCGCTGATGTGTTCCGTGGAGATCCCTGTGAAGGGCAGCCTGCCGAATTGCATCCGCCTGATGGTGCAGGTGAATACCGACAAATCCCAGCGCGATATCCGGCATGTGTATCTGAATGAAGCCCAGCGGCTTCGCCCGGATCTCTCACAGAGCAAGTAA
- the trpA gene encoding tryptophan synthase subunit alpha, with translation MTTETTNRMDLAFNRLKAEGRTALIPFLTVGDPDLETTLDIIAELEAAGADILELGVPYSDPLADGPVIQRASARALRSKVHLRTCMETALKARQAGSGLPFILFTYYNPVLQMGLDTFFAELNTHEISGLIIPDLPIEESEDMRARSHAAGVNLIPLVAPTSSERIARIVSGASGFVYCVSSLGVTGERSSFHSGVDEFIASVRRSTDLPIAVGFGISTGEQVSRFAKICDGVVVGSAIVRKVEEVIPLLSQPQTRSAGLLQIREFVAQLRPN, from the coding sequence ATGACAACTGAAACGACGAACCGGATGGACCTGGCGTTTAACCGGCTCAAGGCGGAAGGCCGTACTGCCCTTATTCCGTTCCTTACCGTAGGCGATCCTGATCTTGAGACTACGCTGGATATTATTGCCGAGCTGGAGGCAGCAGGAGCGGATATCCTGGAGCTTGGCGTTCCATACTCCGATCCGCTTGCCGACGGTCCGGTTATCCAGCGGGCGTCCGCTAGAGCGCTTCGCAGCAAGGTTCATCTGCGCACCTGTATGGAGACGGCGCTGAAAGCAAGGCAGGCAGGCAGCGGGCTGCCGTTCATCCTGTTCACGTATTATAATCCGGTGCTGCAGATGGGGCTGGATACGTTTTTTGCGGAGCTGAATACCCATGAGATCAGCGGGCTGATTATACCCGACCTGCCGATTGAGGAATCAGAAGACATGCGTGCACGCAGCCATGCCGCCGGAGTGAATCTCATTCCGCTCGTAGCCCCGACCTCCAGCGAACGGATTGCCCGGATTGTATCCGGCGCCAGCGGCTTTGTCTATTGCGTATCCTCGCTCGGTGTAACCGGGGAACGCTCTAGCTTCCACAGCGGAGTAGATGAGTTCATTGCGTCCGTCCGCCGGTCTACGGACCTGCCGATTGCTGTAGGATTCGGAATCTCCACTGGAGAACAGGTATCCCGTTTTGCCAAGATCTGTGATGGGGTAGTAGTGGGCAGCGCCATTGTCCGCAAGGTGGAGGAGGTTATTCCCCTGCTGTCCCAGCCGCAGACGAGAAGCGCCGGACTGTTGCAAATTCGTGAATTTGTGGCACAATTAAGACCTAATTAA
- the trpB gene encoding tryptophan synthase subunit beta, translating to MIQVPDKNGRFGSFGGRFVPETLMTALIELEEAYNKFSADPAFQEEIDYLLKQYSGRETPLYYAERLSKQLGEAKIYLKREDLNHTGAHKINNAIGQGILAKMMGKTKVIAETGAGQHGVATATVAALLGMECKVFMGEEDTRRQALNVFRMKLLGAEVIPVTSGSRTLKDAGNEALRYWVSNVEDTFYVLGSAVGPHPYPMMVRNFQRIIGDETRRQILEAEGRLPDLLVAAVGGGSNAIGMFYPFMEDEQVGMIGVEAAGKGVDTPFHAATMSKGSHGVFQGSMSYLLQDEHGQVIEAHSISAGLDYPGVGPEHSYLKDIHRAQYVPVTDAEALDALKLLCVTEGIIPALESAHAIAHVVKLGKTLTKDDIVVICLSGRGDKDVESIMAYTEGAEQQ from the coding sequence ATGATACAAGTACCGGACAAAAATGGACGTTTTGGTTCTTTTGGAGGCCGCTTCGTTCCTGAGACCTTGATGACTGCACTGATTGAGCTGGAAGAGGCTTATAATAAATTCTCGGCAGACCCGGCCTTTCAGGAGGAAATAGATTATCTGCTCAAGCAGTATTCGGGCCGCGAGACCCCGCTGTATTATGCAGAGCGGCTAAGTAAGCAGCTTGGCGAAGCCAAGATCTATCTGAAGCGGGAGGACCTCAATCATACAGGCGCCCACAAAATCAACAACGCGATCGGACAAGGCATTCTGGCCAAAATGATGGGTAAAACCAAGGTGATTGCCGAAACCGGCGCAGGCCAGCACGGAGTAGCTACAGCTACGGTAGCCGCCTTGCTCGGTATGGAATGCAAGGTGTTCATGGGTGAAGAGGATACCCGCCGCCAGGCGCTCAATGTCTTCCGGATGAAGCTGCTCGGGGCAGAGGTTATTCCGGTGACCTCCGGCTCCAGAACGCTGAAGGATGCCGGGAATGAGGCACTCCGCTACTGGGTGAGTAACGTAGAAGATACGTTCTACGTGCTTGGGTCTGCGGTAGGTCCCCATCCGTATCCGATGATGGTCCGTAACTTCCAGCGGATTATCGGGGATGAGACCCGCCGCCAGATCCTTGAGGCCGAAGGGCGTCTGCCGGATCTGCTGGTTGCCGCTGTAGGCGGAGGCAGCAATGCTATCGGCATGTTCTATCCGTTCATGGAGGATGAGCAGGTGGGGATGATCGGTGTTGAAGCTGCCGGTAAAGGCGTAGACACACCCTTCCATGCAGCAACCATGAGCAAAGGAAGCCATGGCGTGTTCCAGGGCTCAATGAGCTATCTGCTGCAGGATGAGCATGGACAGGTCATTGAGGCCCATTCCATATCGGCCGGACTCGATTATCCGGGCGTTGGGCCAGAGCATTCCTATCTCAAGGACATTCACCGTGCCCAGTACGTGCCGGTGACCGATGCGGAAGCGCTGGATGCGCTGAAGCTGCTCTGCGTGACGGAGGGCATCATTCCCGCCCTGGAATCGGCTCATGCCATTGCCCATGTGGTGAAGCTTGGCAAGACGCTGACCAAGGATGATATTGTGGTGATTTGCCTGTCGGGACGCGGCGACAAAGATGTCGAATCCATTATGGCTTATACGGAAGGGGCGGAGCAGCAATGA
- the trpD gene encoding anthranilate phosphoribosyltransferase translates to MDASQLLQSGIAGLIEGKDLTRTQAREIMGTIMEGAASPAQIGALLTALRIKGETVEEITGFAEAMRGFGTQVLTERSQLLDTCGTGGSGIHKFNISTASAIISSAASVRVAKHGNRSASGRAGSADVLEALGVNIHLNAEQARQCLDSIGICFLFAQIYHPSMKHAAAPRRELGVRTVFNMLGPLTNPAGADRQLMGIYDRNKTETVAKVLGELGSKRAMIVSSLDGLDEISISAPTQVSELKQGVVTTYVITPQELGLSQHPLEDVMGGDAAENAAIITTVLEGNINPYRDIVLANAGACIYVAGLADTLKEGVDRAREVVDSGAALRKLEQLKAMTKELDYVS, encoded by the coding sequence ATGGACGCAAGCCAGTTACTACAATCAGGAATTGCCGGTTTAATCGAGGGAAAGGATCTTACCCGTACGCAGGCCCGCGAGATTATGGGCACGATTATGGAAGGTGCAGCTTCACCGGCGCAGATCGGTGCGCTGCTGACCGCACTGCGGATCAAAGGGGAGACCGTTGAAGAAATCACCGGCTTCGCAGAGGCAATGCGCGGTTTCGGCACACAGGTGCTTACTGAGCGGAGCCAGCTGCTGGATACCTGCGGCACGGGCGGCTCCGGCATTCATAAATTCAATATCTCCACAGCTTCGGCGATCATCTCTTCTGCTGCTTCTGTAAGAGTGGCGAAGCACGGCAACCGTTCGGCGTCCGGCAGAGCGGGCAGTGCAGATGTGCTGGAGGCGCTTGGCGTCAATATTCATCTGAATGCAGAGCAGGCGCGGCAATGTCTGGATAGTATCGGCATCTGCTTCTTGTTCGCTCAAATCTATCATCCGTCCATGAAGCATGCCGCTGCTCCCCGCCGTGAGCTGGGTGTGCGGACGGTCTTCAATATGCTGGGTCCGCTGACCAATCCGGCCGGAGCAGACCGGCAGCTGATGGGCATCTACGACCGTAACAAGACAGAGACGGTGGCCAAGGTCCTGGGTGAGCTGGGCTCCAAGCGGGCGATGATTGTCAGCAGCCTGGACGGCCTGGATGAGATCAGCATCTCGGCACCGACGCAGGTCTCCGAGCTGAAGCAGGGCGTCGTCACCACCTACGTAATTACACCGCAGGAGCTTGGCCTCAGCCAGCATCCGCTGGAGGATGTAATGGGCGGGGATGCCGCAGAGAATGCGGCGATTATCACTACCGTGCTGGAGGGTAATATCAATCCGTACCGTGATATCGTACTGGCGAATGCCGGAGCTTGCATCTATGTCGCCGGTCTTGCCGATACACTTAAGGAAGGCGTGGACCGTGCCAGAGAGGTTGTGGATTCAGGAGCGGCTCTACGCAAGCTGGAACAGTTAAAAGCGATGACAAAGGAGCTTGATTATGTATCTTGA
- a CDS encoding prephenate dehydrogenase, protein MTTKIAIFGVGLIGGSLALCFKGKEGLTVVGHAHRPESAAKYVSRGVVDQATLSLEEAALDADYIFLCVPVGMLEDYLQRLSRLPLKPGCIITDVGSTKASIAACALALDIPGVHFIGGHPMAGSERSGVEAASSLLFENAYYVLTPPPGVPEAAYQALESLLLHTRAQIVRLDPERHDEIVGAISHLPHIIAVALVNQIHAYDHSDSLYSTLAAGGFRDITRIASSDPIIWRDILLNNRSVMLRLLKDWNDEVSSFIHLLESGDGAGIESAFQEANQFRSQLPERRKGMITPLFDLHIDVPDHPGIIGRIATELGDQGINLSNVQIIESREDVPGIMRLSFRQENDMERARVLLQENDYTVYM, encoded by the coding sequence ATGACGACAAAAATAGCAATTTTCGGTGTCGGCCTGATCGGCGGCTCACTAGCCCTTTGCTTCAAAGGCAAGGAGGGGTTGACCGTTGTTGGCCATGCCCACCGCCCTGAATCTGCTGCCAAATATGTGAGCAGAGGTGTGGTTGATCAGGCTACATTATCACTAGAGGAAGCTGCACTGGATGCGGATTATATTTTTCTGTGTGTGCCGGTTGGCATGCTTGAGGACTATCTTCAGCGGTTAAGCAGGCTGCCGCTGAAGCCGGGCTGCATCATTACAGATGTCGGCAGTACCAAGGCTAGCATCGCCGCATGTGCCCTTGCACTGGATATTCCCGGTGTACATTTCATCGGAGGCCATCCCATGGCCGGATCGGAGCGTTCAGGCGTAGAGGCAGCCTCCTCCTTACTGTTTGAGAATGCGTACTACGTGCTTACGCCCCCTCCAGGCGTACCTGAAGCGGCATACCAGGCTCTGGAGTCGCTCCTGCTACATACTAGAGCGCAGATTGTCCGGCTTGATCCGGAGCGCCACGATGAGATTGTTGGAGCGATCAGCCATCTGCCGCATATTATTGCGGTAGCCCTGGTGAATCAGATTCATGCATATGACCATTCGGACTCCTTGTACAGCACGCTGGCTGCAGGGGGCTTCCGTGATATTACCCGCATTGCTTCGAGCGATCCGATCATCTGGCGCGATATTCTGCTGAATAACCGCTCTGTGATGCTGCGGCTGCTGAAGGATTGGAACGATGAGGTGTCTTCGTTCATCCATCTGCTGGAGAGCGGGGATGGTGCAGGGATCGAGTCAGCCTTCCAGGAGGCGAATCAATTCCGCAGCCAGCTGCCTGAGCGGCGCAAGGGAATGATCACTCCGCTGTTCGATCTGCATATTGATGTTCCCGATCACCCCGGCATTATCGGCCGTATTGCTACGGAGCTGGGCGACCAGGGTATCAACCTTAGCAACGTGCAGATTATTGAGAGCCGTGAGGATGTTCCCGGGATCATGCGCTTATCTTTCCGCCAGGAGAATGACATGGAGCGGGCCAGAGTTCTGCTGCAGGAGAATGATTATACCGTATATATGTAA
- the trpC gene encoding indole-3-glycerol phosphate synthase TrpC — MYLDRIVATKVKEVEALSVQFSLAAAERSIAGLPATRGFRSALTERRNREMGLIAEVKKASPSKGLIRADFDPVTIARGYEAGGADCLSVLTDKDYFQGSGVYLQQVREAVQLPLLRKDFIIDEKQIYEARLLGADAILLIAAILTPQQLAAFTDTAAALGLDILIEVHDRTELETVLSTGKAEHPGVLLGINNRNLKTFETSLSATEELAALLPAGLPVISESGITGPEDIAYLRKTRATGVLVGEYLMRQPDVEQAIHQLLGPLPAGKDRVQRD; from the coding sequence ATGTATCTTGACCGGATTGTTGCCACGAAAGTGAAAGAGGTAGAAGCGTTAAGCGTGCAATTCTCGCTCGCTGCGGCGGAGCGCTCCATTGCAGGTTTGCCTGCTACAAGAGGCTTCCGCAGTGCCCTGACTGAACGCCGGAACCGGGAGATGGGGCTGATCGCTGAAGTGAAGAAGGCCTCACCGTCCAAGGGGCTGATCCGGGCCGATTTTGATCCGGTGACGATTGCCCGGGGTTACGAAGCGGGAGGCGCGGATTGCCTGTCCGTGCTGACGGACAAGGATTATTTTCAGGGCAGCGGCGTGTATCTCCAGCAGGTAAGAGAGGCTGTGCAGCTTCCGCTGCTGCGCAAGGACTTCATTATCGATGAGAAGCAGATCTATGAGGCCCGGCTGCTTGGTGCAGATGCCATTCTGCTGATTGCGGCCATTCTGACCCCGCAGCAGCTCGCCGCGTTCACGGACACCGCTGCCGCGCTTGGGCTCGATATCCTGATTGAGGTCCATGACCGCACTGAACTGGAGACGGTATTGTCTACTGGTAAGGCTGAACATCCCGGGGTTCTGCTGGGCATCAATAACCGGAATCTCAAAACGTTCGAAACATCGCTCTCCGCTACGGAGGAGCTGGCAGCCTTGCTGCCAGCCGGTCTTCCCGTAATCAGCGAGAGCGGGATTACCGGGCCGGAGGATATTGCGTATCTCCGCAAGACACGGGCAACCGGTGTGCTGGTCGGAGAATACCTGATGCGCCAGCCGGATGTAGAGCAGGCAATCCATCAGCTGCTCGGTCCGCTTCCAGCCGGGAAGGATCGTGTGCAGCGTGACTGA
- the hisC gene encoding histidinol-phosphate transaminase — translation MNPKPNIVDLPVYKPGKPIEEVKKELGLSEVIKLASNENPYGAAPSAKAAIVAELDNLFLYPDGSAAELTAALAKHLGVAGDRIIFGCGSDEIIALIARAFFLPGDETIMADQTFSVYKSNADIEGAVTIEVPLKDGTHDLDAMLAKITDRTKIVWICNPNNPTGTIVPEDALISFLDAVPAGVMVVLDEAYYEYVTDLSYTDGIQLIDKYPNLVVLRTFSKIYGLAALRIGYGVASQQVISLINQVREPFNTTRLAQVAAVAALSDQEYVQQCRTLNSAGIVQLQAEFTRLGLTSFPAHGNFIMVDVRKPAAEVFDTLLRQGIIVRTGFHRYPTYLRVTIGSTEQNTAFVAALEQALKEQEIRA, via the coding sequence ATGAATCCAAAACCGAATATTGTTGACCTTCCTGTCTACAAGCCCGGGAAACCCATTGAAGAAGTCAAGAAGGAGCTGGGCTTAAGCGAAGTCATTAAGCTGGCATCCAACGAGAACCCTTACGGGGCTGCACCAAGTGCAAAGGCCGCTATTGTAGCGGAGCTGGATAACCTCTTTTTATACCCGGACGGCTCTGCCGCGGAGCTGACGGCAGCGCTGGCTAAGCACCTGGGCGTGGCGGGCGACCGTATTATTTTCGGATGCGGATCGGATGAGATTATTGCTCTGATTGCCCGTGCCTTCTTCCTGCCCGGGGACGAGACGATTATGGCCGATCAGACCTTCTCTGTATATAAGAGCAATGCCGATATAGAAGGGGCAGTAACCATAGAAGTCCCGCTTAAGGACGGAACGCATGATCTGGATGCGATGCTGGCGAAGATTACTGACCGGACCAAGATCGTCTGGATCTGTAATCCGAACAATCCGACCGGTACCATTGTGCCTGAGGATGCTCTGATTTCGTTCCTGGATGCAGTACCTGCCGGCGTGATGGTAGTCCTGGATGAGGCCTACTACGAATATGTGACCGATCTCAGCTACACTGACGGTATTCAGCTGATTGACAAATATCCTAATCTGGTAGTCCTTCGTACCTTTTCCAAGATCTATGGTCTTGCTGCGCTCCGTATCGGCTATGGTGTAGCCAGCCAGCAGGTCATTTCCCTGATTAATCAGGTGCGTGAGCCGTTCAATACGACCCGCCTGGCTCAGGTGGCTGCAGTGGCGGCACTTTCCGATCAGGAATATGTGCAGCAGTGCCGTACGCTTAACAGTGCAGGGATTGTGCAGCTCCAGGCGGAATTCACGCGTCTCGGGCTGACGTCGTTCCCGGCCCACGGCAACTTCATTATGGTGGATGTACGCAAACCGGCCGCTGAAGTCTTTGATACGCTGCTGCGCCAAGGAATCATCGTCAGAACAGGCTTCCACCGGTATCCGACCTATCTGCGGGTGACCATCGGCTCCACCGAGCAGAACACAGCCTTCGTAGCTGCTCTGGAGCAAGCGCTGAAGGAGCAGGAAATTCGCGCATAA